One stretch of Tenacibaculum sp. MAR_2010_89 DNA includes these proteins:
- a CDS encoding DUF4291 domain-containing protein, whose translation MKLKTKLYKEQIKEWPNEGHHIMAQYDDEKVIIYQSYRPAIGNFAMNNQYFGGPFKYTRMTWIKPNFLWMMYRNGWGTKEGQEIVLAIHLKKEAFERYLSKAVYSNYQEDIYTTRENWQEQVKNSSIRLQWDPDHNPYGDKIDRRAIQIGIRNNEIIKYATEDIIEIENISQFVKEQHQYVLNKELDKLIVPEEKPFLSKDNEVNKRLKLL comes from the coding sequence ATGAAACTTAAAACAAAGCTATATAAAGAACAAATAAAAGAGTGGCCAAATGAAGGACACCACATAATGGCACAGTATGATGACGAAAAAGTGATTATATACCAATCATATCGTCCTGCTATTGGGAATTTTGCTATGAACAACCAATACTTCGGTGGACCTTTTAAATATACTCGCATGACATGGATAAAACCTAACTTTTTATGGATGATGTACAGAAATGGTTGGGGTACAAAAGAAGGGCAAGAAATCGTTTTAGCTATTCACCTAAAAAAAGAAGCTTTTGAACGTTATTTAAGTAAAGCTGTTTACTCTAATTATCAAGAAGACATCTATACAACACGTGAAAACTGGCAAGAGCAGGTAAAAAATTCTTCAATACGTTTACAATGGGATCCTGACCATAATCCTTATGGAGATAAAATAGATAGAAGAGCTATACAAATTGGAATTAGAAATAATGAAATCATAAAATATGCAACTGAAGACATTATAGAAATTGAAAACATTTCTCAATTTGTTAAAGAGCAACATCAGTACGTTTTAAATAAAGAATTAGATAAACTAATAGTTCCGGAAGAAAAGCCTTTTCTTAGTAAAGATAATGAAGTGAATAAAAGGTTAAAATTGCTATGA
- a CDS encoding ADP-ribosylation/crystallin J1 has product MKTRTLYRPIGEKELILIAQNDYKTFPPRLEWQPIFYPVLNEEYAAEIASKWNTIDEFGNYLGFVTKFEITEEEFKKYKVENVGGKIHNELWVPSENLENFNQNIINKIEIIKVFIGEKFKQTESNLVQLHIDQLKT; this is encoded by the coding sequence ATGAAAACAAGAACATTATACAGACCTATCGGTGAGAAGGAATTAATTTTAATTGCTCAAAATGATTACAAAACCTTCCCTCCAAGACTTGAATGGCAACCAATATTCTATCCTGTTTTAAATGAAGAGTATGCTGCTGAAATAGCTTCAAAATGGAATACAATAGATGAATTTGGTAACTATTTAGGTTTTGTAACAAAATTTGAAATTACTGAAGAAGAGTTCAAGAAGTATAAAGTAGAAAATGTTGGTGGAAAAATTCATAATGAACTTTGGGTTCCTTCTGAAAACTTAGAAAACTTCAACCAGAACATTATTAATAAAATAGAAATTATAAAAGTTTTTATTGGAGAAAAATTTAAACAAACAGAAAGTAATCTAGTGCAATTACACATTGATCAATTAAAAACATAA
- the prs gene encoding ribose-phosphate diphosphokinase, translated as MILNLDKQFVPFGNSNSIEFEFFTFSGGEPHIKIIADLENIEQVTITHRVQSFNDIGTLLLATNALKNMGVEKLNLVLPYFPAARQDRLMTSGEPLSVKVYAEVINSQNYQSVTVFDPHSEVTPALLNNCKVIDNYKFIELVTNKLSEELILISPDGGALKKIYKVASYLQNYEVVECSKSRDIKTGKLSGFKVYAEDLKGRDCLLVDDICDGGGTFLGLAQELKSKNAGNLYLAVSHGIFSKGFEELKKYFSEIFTTDSFKTFDRENCIQIKLEEVIKNEL; from the coding sequence ATGATTTTAAATTTAGATAAACAATTCGTTCCTTTTGGTAATTCTAACAGTATCGAATTTGAATTTTTCACCTTTTCAGGAGGTGAACCGCATATTAAAATCATAGCTGATTTAGAAAACATAGAACAAGTTACTATTACACATCGTGTTCAATCATTTAATGATATTGGAACTCTTTTACTGGCTACCAATGCACTTAAAAATATGGGAGTTGAAAAATTAAATTTGGTACTCCCCTATTTTCCAGCGGCACGTCAAGATAGATTAATGACAAGTGGTGAACCGTTATCGGTAAAAGTATATGCAGAAGTTATTAATAGTCAAAACTACCAATCGGTTACTGTTTTTGACCCGCATTCAGAAGTTACTCCTGCCCTACTAAATAACTGTAAGGTAATTGACAATTATAAATTTATAGAACTAGTTACTAATAAACTATCAGAAGAATTAATATTAATATCACCAGATGGTGGAGCTTTAAAAAAAATATATAAAGTAGCTTCTTATTTACAAAACTATGAAGTGGTAGAATGCTCAAAAAGTAGAGATATAAAAACAGGAAAATTATCAGGTTTCAAAGTATATGCTGAAGATTTAAAAGGGAGAGATTGTTTACTTGTAGATGATATTTGTGATGGTGGTGGTACTTTTTTAGGCTTAGCACAAGAATTAAAATCTAAAAATGCTGGAAATTTATACTTAGCTGTAAGCCATGGGATATTTAGTAAAGGGTTTGAGGAACTTAAAAAATATTTTTCTGAAATTTTCACCACTGATAGCTTTAAAACTTTTGATAGAGAAAATTGTATACAAATAAAATTAGAAGAAGTAATAAAAAATGAGTTATGA
- a CDS encoding NUDIX domain-containing protein, with protein MKIPQNIKVAVDAVVFGYEQKELSVLLIKRGVQPFKGSWALPGGLVLENESLEDAVQRELAEETGVTIDYLEQLYTFGKPGRDPRNRVVSVTYFGLVSPNNFKISADTDADEAQWFSISKLPELAFDHDTILKTALRRLQNKINYQPIGFELLNNEFPFSDLENLYQTILNRKIDRRNFRKKILSFGILTETDKIYQPSSGRPAKLFKFNDEKYKELEENGFHFEIKFA; from the coding sequence ATGAAGATACCACAAAATATTAAAGTTGCCGTAGATGCTGTTGTATTTGGTTACGAACAAAAAGAGCTGTCCGTTTTATTAATTAAAAGAGGGGTTCAACCCTTCAAAGGATCATGGGCATTACCTGGTGGATTAGTTTTAGAAAACGAATCTTTAGAAGATGCCGTTCAAAGAGAATTAGCTGAAGAAACAGGAGTTACAATCGATTATTTAGAACAATTATACACATTTGGAAAACCTGGACGTGATCCCCGTAACAGAGTAGTATCAGTAACTTATTTTGGCTTAGTGAGTCCAAATAATTTTAAAATTTCTGCAGATACAGACGCTGATGAAGCACAGTGGTTTTCTATAAGTAAACTCCCTGAACTTGCTTTTGATCATGATACCATTTTAAAAACTGCCTTAAGAAGATTACAAAATAAAATCAATTACCAACCTATTGGTTTTGAGTTATTAAATAACGAATTTCCTTTTTCAGACTTAGAAAACTTATATCAAACTATTTTAAATAGAAAAATTGATCGTCGTAACTTCAGAAAAAAAATACTCAGTTTTGGTATTCTAACTGAAACTGATAAAATTTACCAACCTTCAAGTGGTCGTCCAGCAAAACTTTTCAAGTTTAATGACGAAAAATATAAAGAACTAGAAGAGAACGGATTCCACTTCGAAATTAAGTTTGCGTAA
- a CDS encoding glycerophosphodiester phosphodiesterase: MKLSTLSPFLLLLFIITISCKDQEVNNQNSKEIVIIAHRGAQSILPEHTIKGYKKAIELGADFIEPDLVLTKDGHLIVRHEPMLSGTTNVSEIAEFASLKTTKNVDGKMVTDWFVIDFTLAQIKKLKAKQAYNGRPTNFDNQFNIPTFKEVIDLTISHSKNITKPVGIYPEIKHPYFHNSVFGSHFMENKLIEALQENNLDDKDSLVFVQCFEVEPLQYLNTKLSVKLVQLISTYNINKDGSLNFNVPQGDFISYVAPYDFHVKGDQRTYEFFTTEEGMKFTATYADGIGPWKPFIISYKTNEKGTHTLLPPTNFVKLAHKNNLLVHPYTFRNENTQWSNKNPEAEYHLFFDAGVDGLFTDYTNEAINALKTWKKK; the protein is encoded by the coding sequence ATGAAACTATCAACTTTATCTCCTTTTTTACTTTTACTTTTCATTATTACAATCTCTTGTAAAGATCAAGAAGTAAATAATCAAAACTCAAAAGAAATAGTAATAATAGCCCATAGAGGCGCACAGTCAATATTACCTGAACATACCATTAAAGGTTATAAAAAAGCTATTGAATTAGGCGCTGATTTTATTGAACCCGATTTAGTACTTACAAAAGATGGTCATTTAATTGTTAGACATGAACCTATGCTATCCGGAACTACCAATGTTTCAGAAATTGCCGAATTTGCTAGCTTAAAAACTACAAAAAACGTAGATGGAAAAATGGTTACGGATTGGTTTGTTATTGATTTTACATTGGCTCAAATAAAAAAATTAAAAGCCAAACAAGCTTATAATGGAAGACCCACTAATTTTGATAATCAATTTAATATCCCAACATTTAAAGAAGTAATAGACTTAACCATTTCTCACTCTAAAAACATAACAAAACCAGTAGGTATTTATCCTGAAATTAAGCACCCCTATTTCCATAATTCTGTTTTTGGTTCCCACTTTATGGAAAATAAACTAATTGAAGCTTTACAAGAAAATAATCTAGATGACAAAGACTCTCTTGTATTTGTTCAGTGCTTTGAAGTTGAACCTTTACAATATTTAAACACTAAACTATCTGTAAAACTAGTGCAACTAATCTCTACATACAACATTAACAAAGATGGCTCATTAAATTTCAACGTACCACAAGGTGATTTTATATCTTACGTAGCCCCTTATGATTTTCATGTAAAAGGAGATCAAAGAACTTATGAGTTCTTTACAACCGAAGAAGGCATGAAATTCACCGCTACCTATGCTGACGGAATTGGACCATGGAAACCTTTTATTATTTCATATAAAACAAATGAAAAAGGAACGCATACTTTACTACCACCAACTAACTTTGTTAAACTTGCTCATAAAAATAACTTACTGGTACATCCATATACTTTTAGAAATGAGAATACACAATGGAGTAACAAAAACCCCGAAGCTGAATATCATTTATTTTTTGATGCAGGTGTTGACGGTTTATTTACTGATTACACAAACGAAGCGATTAACGCTTTAAAAACATGGAAAAAGAAATAA
- a CDS encoding sigma-70 family RNA polymerase sigma factor: protein MTTKQVWTKYASDLRNFILGKVTNTTVTEDILQDTFIKIHTKLHTLKDITKLKPWIFSIARNSTMDYFKSINRVSEFTNSETETYIEENSHTEKDCLRGILQNLPKKYRDPLFLSDIKGLKQQEVANYLNQSLPTTKSQIQRARKLIAKGFMDCCGYVLNEKGKLVGEVQDKDDCNVCS, encoded by the coding sequence ATGACAACAAAACAGGTTTGGACTAAATACGCTAGTGATCTTAGAAATTTTATTCTAGGTAAAGTAACAAACACGACAGTTACCGAAGATATTTTACAAGATACTTTTATAAAAATACACACCAAACTTCATACTCTAAAGGATATTACCAAATTAAAGCCATGGATTTTTAGTATCGCTAGAAATTCAACTATGGATTATTTTAAAAGTATCAATAGAGTTTCAGAATTTACAAATTCAGAAACAGAAACTTATATTGAAGAAAATAGCCATACTGAAAAAGATTGCTTACGCGGTATCTTACAAAACTTACCTAAAAAATATCGAGATCCTTTATTTTTATCCGATATAAAAGGATTAAAACAACAAGAAGTAGCAAACTATTTAAATCAAAGCTTACCAACAACTAAATCACAAATACAACGTGCTAGAAAATTAATTGCGAAAGGTTTTATGGATTGCTGTGGTTACGTATTAAATGAAAAAGGAAAACTAGTAGGTGAAGTTCAAGATAAGGATGATTGTAATGTTTGTAGTTAA
- a CDS encoding DUF3703 domain-containing protein, translating to MTKQLQKKEFHNQLLLSKMALKSNNFEVSFYHLENAHILGQKHIYRHTVSHYWMLIFGLKTKNYKETIGQFFRIIASIIFTLIWVPTGNTGGTNISPLKPIPIRKELEKFFLN from the coding sequence ATGACTAAACAACTACAAAAGAAAGAATTTCACAATCAACTATTATTAAGTAAAATGGCACTTAAAAGTAACAACTTTGAAGTGTCATTTTATCATTTAGAAAACGCTCATATTTTAGGTCAAAAGCATATTTATAGACACACAGTATCTCACTACTGGATGTTAATTTTTGGATTGAAAACAAAAAACTATAAAGAAACGATTGGTCAATTTTTTAGAATTATAGCCTCTATTATATTCACCTTAATATGGGTTCCAACAGGTAACACAGGTGGCACAAACATTTCTCCTTTAAAACCAATTCCAATTAGAAAAGAGCTTGAAAAATTTTTCTTAAACTAA
- a CDS encoding TonB-dependent receptor plug domain-containing protein, whose translation MRKFILLTIFVFTNIIFTVGQRSKHLTGYVKDSLNSPIANAMVFIDGKKTNGKTDAKGLFRVKYKKRPRIISFLSPTHGVDKMIYKGEKTVYFVYGKGSLKTKATGTQTKIVKTRTRRGNNREFLTIYDYFKGTVPGVVVSADNSVTIRGAGSFNASNEPLFVVNKTPVSKASIESIAPSNVKNIVILKGPEAALYGARGANGVIIITTY comes from the coding sequence ATGAGAAAATTTATACTTTTAACCATTTTTGTATTCACTAATATCATTTTTACAGTAGGACAAAGAAGCAAACATCTTACAGGCTACGTTAAAGATTCTTTGAACTCACCTATTGCAAATGCAATGGTGTTTATAGATGGAAAAAAAACTAATGGAAAAACTGACGCTAAAGGATTATTTAGAGTTAAATACAAAAAAAGACCAAGAATAATATCATTTTTATCACCCACACATGGAGTTGATAAAATGATTTACAAAGGAGAAAAAACAGTTTATTTTGTTTATGGTAAAGGGTCTTTAAAAACAAAAGCTACTGGTACTCAAACCAAAATAGTAAAAACAAGAACTCGTAGAGGTAATAACAGAGAGTTTTTAACTATTTATGACTATTTCAAAGGTACAGTTCCAGGTGTTGTAGTATCTGCAGATAATTCAGTAACTATTAGAGGAGCAGGTTCTTTCAATGCTTCAAATGAACCTTTATTTGTAGTTAATAAAACTCCTGTTTCTAAAGCTAGTATTGAAAGTATAGCACCGTCAAATGTAAAAAATATAGTAATTTTAAAAGGACCTGAAGCTGCTCTGTATGGAGCTAGAGGAGCTAATGGTGTTATTATCATAACAACCTATTAA
- a CDS encoding amidohydrolase, with translation MKKLILPLLLTSFIISCSQKEKADLIITNSITYTVNNNFDKAESFAIKDGKFIAVGTNTEIQEKYTSTNIIDAKNKPIYPGFIDAHCHFYGLGLQQQKVNLVGTKSYDEVLQKLIDFQKKKNTLFITGRGWDQNDWEIKEFPTKDKLDKLFPSIPVAIRRIDGHAMLVNQVAIDLAGITIDSKIDGGEFIKKEGKLTGVLIDNAMNFIKAPQPNKAAQIQALKDAEKICFDLGLTTVDDAGLDKEVIELIDSLQKSGDLKMRIYAMISNNKENLDYYLNKGIIKTNRLNVRSVKVYADGALGSRGAALKDQYSDKKGHFGALVNSYENLQKLALRISNSKYQMNTHAIGDSANYVMLKTYNNVLKNKGDRRWRIEHAQIVDLKDFHHFKNILPSIQPTHATSDMYWAEDRVGSHRIKGAYAYNDLLKQYGKVALGTDFPIENVSPLYTYYAATIRKDLKGYPENGYQINNALTREDALRGMTIWNAYANFEESEKGSIEIGKVADFVILENDIITIEGNKIPKTKVRSTYINGERVANTN, from the coding sequence ATGAAAAAATTAATACTTCCACTACTACTTACTTCTTTTATCATTTCTTGTAGCCAAAAAGAAAAAGCAGATTTAATTATAACAAACTCTATTACCTACACAGTAAACAATAATTTTGATAAAGCTGAAAGTTTTGCAATAAAAGACGGGAAATTTATAGCTGTTGGAACCAATACGGAAATTCAAGAAAAATATACCTCAACCAACATTATAGATGCTAAAAACAAACCTATTTACCCTGGATTCATAGATGCGCATTGCCATTTTTATGGATTAGGTTTACAGCAACAAAAAGTAAATTTAGTTGGCACTAAAAGTTATGATGAAGTTTTACAAAAACTGATAGACTTTCAAAAAAAGAAAAACACCTTATTCATTACTGGTAGGGGCTGGGACCAAAACGATTGGGAAATTAAAGAATTTCCAACAAAAGATAAACTAGACAAACTATTCCCTTCAATACCTGTAGCTATTAGAAGAATTGATGGACATGCAATGCTAGTAAATCAAGTTGCAATTGATTTAGCTGGAATAACTATCGATTCAAAAATAGACGGCGGAGAATTTATTAAAAAAGAAGGTAAACTTACTGGTGTTCTTATTGATAACGCTATGAATTTTATCAAAGCACCACAACCTAACAAAGCTGCTCAAATACAAGCTCTTAAAGATGCTGAAAAAATTTGTTTTGACCTAGGACTAACTACAGTAGATGATGCTGGCTTAGATAAAGAAGTAATTGAACTTATAGATAGCTTGCAAAAAAGTGGAGATTTAAAAATGCGTATTTACGCAATGATTTCTAACAATAAAGAGAACTTAGATTACTATCTAAATAAAGGAATTATTAAAACTAACAGACTTAACGTACGCTCAGTAAAAGTATATGCTGATGGAGCATTAGGTTCACGTGGAGCTGCTTTAAAAGATCAATATTCTGATAAAAAAGGTCATTTTGGAGCTTTAGTGAACTCTTATGAGAATTTACAAAAACTGGCTTTAAGAATTTCCAATTCTAAATATCAAATGAACACTCATGCCATTGGTGATTCTGCTAATTATGTTATGCTTAAGACCTACAACAATGTTTTAAAAAACAAAGGAGATAGACGTTGGAGAATTGAGCATGCCCAAATAGTAGACTTAAAAGATTTTCATCATTTTAAAAATATTTTACCATCTATTCAACCAACACATGCTACTTCTGACATGTACTGGGCCGAAGATAGAGTTGGTTCACATAGAATAAAAGGTGCTTATGCTTACAATGATTTATTAAAGCAATATGGTAAGGTAGCATTAGGTACTGATTTCCCTATTGAGAACGTAAGTCCGCTATACACTTATTATGCTGCTACCATTAGAAAAGATTTAAAAGGGTATCCAGAAAACGGATATCAAATTAACAATGCTTTAACTAGAGAGGATGCTTTAAGAGGAATGACGATATGGAATGCTTATGCGAATTTTGAGGAATCTGAAAAAGGAAGTATTGAAATTGGAAAAGTAGCTGATTTTGTAATTTTAGAAAACGATATTATTACTATAGAGGGTAACAAAATTCCAAAAACTAAAGTAAGATCCACCTATATCAATGGAGAAAGAGTAGCAAACACTAATTAA
- a CDS encoding S41 family peptidase, with product MKKITYILQIFIVLISFSTLQSCREDSLEIAELNRTAVNSYSDLFNAFWDTMNNDYNYFNEQEENWDDIYRKYSPKFKAFSTFNKANVDPILAEKEANLAFKYFAEIITNKILDQHFGLSVVIPIPSVKSLNRQTTMTESFVSNMTYKYTEEDGFVNLGRTQRNPRVSQRDVRRVMGLQKLDPASIYVGGPLLAGFLKSDPETMYIQLSQFNVISHAINDGAFPILKDINSLSGINQSYFKALKDLDNTSGSQFENMMNDNLSELKKLVSTVIASNEYKNYTTALDKFKSTELVDDLEASLTPLANFTTTAKASFDTKNDAVLPLLRAYYNNPSTTAGQKAAVNELYGIYVKRIKSYQTISSFIFSTTLWGIFPITNDFDDVLSSIARNYSFDLYKKVYNPIANGKVKKVVLDLRSNGGGAVIDARIFTERFVTQQKVWGYQRTKEGNGRFNYSPWVPVETNPHKFGIKQNVPTAILIDESSVSMSEISTMMIKSQGNHVTIVGDNSAGGTAGLGGQDTFNGGNRLNNGYLSFYMPLMAFQDSNGKIVEAVGVTPDVKVIPTQTQVDQLSTTFIDPAYNAALNAIK from the coding sequence ATGAAAAAAATCACATACATTTTACAAATATTTATAGTATTAATATCTTTCTCTACACTACAATCTTGTAGAGAAGATTCATTAGAAATTGCAGAATTGAACAGAACAGCTGTAAATAGCTATTCTGATCTTTTCAATGCTTTTTGGGATACGATGAACAACGATTATAATTATTTCAACGAACAAGAAGAAAACTGGGATGATATTTATAGAAAATACAGTCCTAAATTTAAAGCTTTTTCTACTTTTAATAAAGCGAACGTTGATCCTATTTTAGCTGAAAAAGAAGCTAATTTGGCTTTTAAATATTTTGCTGAAATTATCACTAACAAAATATTAGATCAACACTTTGGATTAAGTGTTGTAATTCCTATACCTAGTGTAAAGTCATTAAATCGTCAAACTACTATGACAGAATCATTTGTAAGTAACATGACTTACAAATATACTGAAGAAGATGGTTTTGTAAACTTAGGTAGAACTCAAAGAAACCCAAGAGTAAGTCAACGTGACGTAAGAAGGGTTATGGGGCTTCAAAAATTAGATCCTGCATCTATATATGTTGGTGGTCCACTTTTAGCTGGATTCTTAAAAAGTGATCCTGAAACTATGTACATTCAATTATCTCAATTTAATGTTATTAGTCATGCTATTAATGATGGGGCTTTTCCAATCTTAAAAGATATTAACAGTCTTTCAGGAATCAACCAATCATATTTCAAGGCTTTAAAAGACTTAGACAATACATCTGGTTCTCAATTTGAAAACATGATGAATGATAATTTAAGTGAACTTAAAAAATTAGTTTCAACAGTTATCGCTTCAAACGAATATAAAAATTACACTACTGCTCTTGATAAATTCAAAAGCACTGAACTTGTTGACGATCTTGAAGCAAGCTTAACTCCTTTAGCTAACTTTACAACTACTGCTAAAGCTAGTTTTGATACTAAAAACGATGCTGTTTTACCTTTATTAAGAGCATACTACAACAACCCATCAACTACTGCTGGTCAAAAAGCTGCTGTTAATGAGTTATATGGTATATATGTAAAACGTATAAAAAGTTACCAAACTATTTCTAGTTTCATCTTTTCTACAACTTTATGGGGAATTTTTCCAATAACTAATGATTTTGATGATGTATTAAGTTCTATAGCTAGAAACTATTCTTTCGATCTTTATAAAAAAGTATATAATCCAATTGCAAACGGTAAAGTAAAGAAAGTTGTTTTAGACTTAAGAAGTAATGGTGGTGGTGCTGTAATTGATGCACGTATATTTACAGAAAGATTTGTAACCCAACAAAAAGTTTGGGGATATCAAAGAACAAAAGAAGGTAATGGTAGATTTAACTATAGCCCATGGGTGCCAGTTGAAACTAATCCTCATAAATTCGGAATTAAGCAGAATGTACCTACAGCTATTTTAATTGATGAATCATCAGTTAGTATGTCTGAAATCAGTACAATGATGATTAAATCTCAAGGAAACCATGTAACAATTGTTGGTGACAACAGTGCTGGTGGAACTGCTGGTTTAGGTGGTCAAGATACTTTTAATGGTGGAAATAGATTAAATAATGGATATTTAAGTTTCTACATGCCTTTAATGGCTTTCCAAGATAGTAACGGAAAGATTGTTGAAGCTGTTGGGGTAACTCCTGATGTAAAAGTAATTCCTACTCAAACACAAGTTGATCAATTAAGTACTACTTTTATTGATCCTGCTTATAATGCAGCATTAAACGCGATTAAATAA
- a CDS encoding outer membrane beta-barrel protein, whose protein sequence is MKNNQKQLFFKQKVFLLLFITFFTNQTISAQEKFRVSLSGGGNSNDITYSASNRVNTEYTGNTGSYFKAGFNFKVYKNISIQTGLTYINKNYKYQRTGAQEGIGTLHRAKYFNIPVMVGIQPLHNALKNTKFNFEVFAGTYVGWWNSLERESTVEVFGGLNFNGFPRKTVIESYDFDKNENQFNRVDYGLQAETRFGYNVYKNMSVFIEYSFMYGLSDNQKKQLRKTSNYYYTTSNYGIGISYNF, encoded by the coding sequence ATGAAAAACAATCAAAAACAGCTATTTTTTAAACAAAAAGTATTTTTACTTCTTTTTATTACATTTTTTACCAATCAAACTATTTCAGCACAAGAAAAATTTAGAGTAAGTTTATCTGGAGGAGGAAACAGTAACGATATAACCTACAGTGCTAGCAATAGAGTAAACACAGAATATACTGGAAATACTGGTTCTTATTTTAAAGCTGGATTTAATTTTAAAGTTTACAAAAATATAAGTATCCAAACTGGATTAACTTACATTAACAAAAATTACAAATACCAAAGAACAGGTGCTCAAGAAGGAATTGGTACACTTCATAGAGCTAAATATTTTAATATTCCTGTAATGGTAGGAATTCAACCTTTACATAACGCATTAAAAAACACAAAATTCAATTTTGAAGTTTTTGCAGGAACTTATGTGGGTTGGTGGAATTCTTTAGAAAGAGAAAGTACTGTTGAAGTTTTTGGAGGATTAAACTTTAACGGTTTCCCTAGAAAAACAGTAATAGAATCTTATGATTTTGATAAAAATGAAAATCAATTTAACAGAGTAGATTACGGTTTACAAGCTGAAACTCGATTTGGTTACAACGTTTACAAAAACATGAGTGTATTTATTGAGTACTCTTTTATGTATGGCTTATCTGATAACCAAAAGAAACAATTAAGAAAAACGTCTAACTACTATTACACTACCTCTAATTACGGTATTGGAATATCTTACAACTTTTAA
- a CDS encoding MauE/DoxX family redox-associated membrane protein, with the protein MKYLILTLKILLAIFLIYGGFNHFYNPNFYNGFIPDFLPNLAINYIVGAIEILLGIGLFSKGYKKKSAYGIFLLMILFMPIHIWDSLKEEPAIGSKSASYIRIGVQILFITWTYLIYKTEEHRS; encoded by the coding sequence ATGAAATATTTAATTTTAACGTTAAAAATTCTTTTAGCTATTTTTTTAATTTATGGTGGTTTTAATCATTTCTACAACCCTAATTTTTACAATGGATTCATTCCAGATTTCTTACCTAATTTAGCTATAAACTATATAGTAGGAGCTATTGAAATACTACTAGGAATTGGACTTTTTTCAAAAGGGTATAAAAAGAAATCGGCTTATGGTATATTTTTATTAATGATACTATTTATGCCTATACACATATGGGACTCTTTAAAAGAAGAACCAGCTATTGGATCAAAATCTGCTTCCTACATAAGAATAGGTGTTCAAATTTTATTCATAACCTGGACTTACCTTATATACAAAACTGAAGAACATAGGTCGTAA